A genomic stretch from Aminivibrio sp. includes:
- a CDS encoding DUF642 domain-containing protein, with product MSFLSGRTTGSKKQPRFTRTVLFLVLPAMAAFLLSPVPVEAVADPEFIQWRAYQNADFLNSLFMGVLGRGPSPDEFNFYITRDLSRNMGRGEAFWSLLGSQEYVNRFGSPQGPYQVLWKHRQIDTDRGLQWCRCYFFTKDPALSGGTPAVMQYLGVRTPWESYSFSVARAVTRMYAHYDREVCPHYDCGWGAGDSAIFDPPDRNTNNGGGGRNYARDPHFAQFTSGNAWGTGQYSNSGIWWNSRNADCRVTVVNLGGNRPPNSSASTALYIVNNSRKSPHVFGTTSQRITVRKGARYTISFWATARNLASRGAVNIAVDPQWNIRPVSMDAGSYGWTFFSGTFNAPDNFVDLRIIFEDRGEVWITEMTLTDA from the coding sequence ATGAGCTTCCTTTCCGGTCGCACAACGGGAAGCAAAAAACAACCGCGCTTCACGAGAACTGTTCTCTTCCTTGTGTTGCCGGCCATGGCCGCCTTTCTCCTTTCTCCCGTCCCCGTCGAAGCCGTGGCCGATCCCGAATTCATCCAATGGAGGGCCTACCAGAATGCCGATTTTCTGAACTCCCTCTTTATGGGCGTTCTGGGGCGGGGGCCTTCACCGGATGAATTCAACTTTTACATCACACGGGACCTGAGCCGGAACATGGGACGGGGCGAAGCCTTCTGGTCCCTCCTGGGTTCCCAGGAATACGTCAACCGGTTCGGTTCGCCCCAGGGACCCTACCAGGTTCTCTGGAAGCACCGGCAGATAGACACCGACAGAGGCCTGCAGTGGTGCCGGTGCTATTTTTTTACCAAGGACCCGGCCCTGTCGGGCGGTACCCCGGCGGTCATGCAGTACCTTGGCGTCCGCACCCCCTGGGAGAGTTACAGTTTCTCCGTGGCCAGGGCGGTCACCCGGATGTACGCCCATTACGACCGGGAAGTGTGCCCCCATTACGACTGCGGATGGGGCGCCGGAGACTCAGCCATATTCGATCCCCCTGACAGAAACACCAACAACGGCGGAGGGGGAAGAAACTACGCCAGAGACCCTCACTTCGCTCAGTTTACGAGCGGAAACGCCTGGGGCACCGGCCAGTACTCCAATTCCGGGATCTGGTGGAACTCACGGAACGCCGATTGCCGAGTAACGGTCGTCAACCTGGGGGGAAACCGGCCGCCCAACTCGTCAGCTTCTACCGCCCTCTATATTGTCAACAACTCCAGAAAGTCCCCCCATGTCTTTGGAACCACCAGCCAGAGGATCACCGTCCGGAAGGGGGCACGATATACGATCAGCTTCTGGGCTACGGCACGGAACCTTGCATCCCGGGGAGCGGTCAACATCGCCGTGGACCCGCAGTGGAACATCCGCCCCGTCTCCATGGATGCCGGTTCGTATGGATGGACCTTCTTTTCCGGAACCTTTAACGCGCCTGATAATTTTGTCGACTTGAGGATCATATTCGAAGACCGGGGTGAGGTCTGGATCACCGAAATGACGCTGACGGACGCTTAG
- a CDS encoding ORF6N domain-containing protein: MNNEATALVENIQRQIYAIRGLHVMLDADLAELYGVQTKVLNQAVKRNSDRFPPEFMFQLSEAELEILRSQNVTSRWGGRRYTPYAFTEQGVAMLSAVLRSDTAVAVSIHIMNAFVAMRRFVQSNTRLFQRLDLLELKQLETDQKIAKVLSVIENNAISPKQGIFFEGQVFDAWRFVSELIRSAKKSLVLIDNYIDDSVLSLFCKREKSVAVTILTKNITARLEVDVEKFNAQYPPLILEQFNASHDRFLIIDETDLYHFGASLKDLGKKWFAFSKMDMGAVEMLKRVDAIVSRTSDSVSRMQA, from the coding sequence GTGAACAACGAAGCTACTGCTCTTGTGGAGAACATTCAAAGGCAGATCTATGCTATTCGCGGCCTCCACGTCATGCTTGACGCGGACCTAGCCGAGTTGTATGGAGTGCAAACAAAAGTCTTGAATCAAGCGGTCAAGCGGAACAGCGACAGATTCCCTCCCGAATTTATGTTTCAGCTTTCCGAAGCCGAACTCGAAATCTTGAGGTCACAAAATGTGACCTCAAGATGGGGCGGTCGCAGATACACGCCGTATGCCTTTACAGAACAGGGAGTTGCAATGCTTTCAGCAGTACTGCGAAGTGATACCGCAGTCGCGGTGAGCATCCATATTATGAACGCTTTTGTCGCCATGCGGCGATTTGTCCAGTCGAATACCCGGCTTTTTCAGCGGCTGGATTTGTTGGAATTGAAGCAACTTGAGACCGATCAAAAAATCGCCAAAGTGCTTTCGGTTATCGAGAATAATGCTATTTCCCCCAAACAGGGCATTTTCTTCGAAGGACAAGTCTTCGACGCTTGGAGATTTGTTTCCGAGTTGATACGATCTGCGAAGAAGTCTCTTGTGCTCATAGATAATTATATTGACGATTCAGTGTTGTCGCTTTTCTGCAAAAGGGAAAAGTCCGTTGCCGTTACGATATTAACGAAAAATATCACTGCCCGGCTTGAAGTGGATGTGGAAAAATTCAACGCGCAGTATCCCCCGTTGATTCTGGAGCAATTCAACGCATCCCATGATCGGTTTTTGATAATTGATGAGACGGATTTATATCACTTCGGAGCCTCCCTGAAAGACCTTGGGAAAAAATGGTTTGCTTTTTCCAAGATGGATATGGGAGCGGTGGAGATGTTAAAGAGAGTGGACGCTATAGTAAGTCGGACAAGTGATTCCGTATCAAGGATGCAGGCCTGA